TGGATTTCTTTGGTGAGTCACATAATAATGattaattagttattgaaaATATAGCATATAAGGATTGTCATTAGTGACTTTTTCTGTTATGTTTTCTGATGCAGGAAAATGTTGGTTCCCCTTCCTGCACCTTTGGGTCTTGTCCAGCTGGGAAAATGGTATCTATTGTTGACttcattttgttttgtttctatGGGAAACGGAGTCAATTTAACAGACGGTCTTGACGGGTTGGCTGGGGGGACTGCTGCCTTAGCATTTGTGGGAATGTCAATTGCAGTGCTTCCAATATGTCCCGGTTAGTATGGATCTTCTTGAAATAAGAATAACATGTCTGAATATTAACAGttagataattttttatattttacttGTTTATCGGTTGGACCGTATTCATAATGATGTGATAATTTAGCTATGTCAATCATGGCTTTTAGTTATCTTGCTAATTCAATTGTTGGAAAAATTCTCAGTTGTTAAGTATTGTTGTGATTGAAACAGATCTTTCAATATTTGGGGCCTCAATGGCAGGAGCCTGTGTTGGCTTTCTTCTGCACAATCGATACAAAGCATCGATTTTCATGGGCGATACTGGATCATTAGCTCTCGGTGGTGCTTTAGCAGCAATGGCTGCCTGCACGGGAATGTTCTTTCCGCTGTTCATTTCATCCGCGATCTTTGTTTTGGAAGCATCATCGGTGGTTATGCAGGTTTAGCTAATTAGCCACCGAATTCAACTTGCTAGTTTTCTGTGTactcttgtatttttttttatgctgTCTCTATGTTTCAGGTTCTATACTTCAAAACAACGAAACACTTTTCGGGTTATGGTCGTCGTCTTTTCCGAATGGCCCCGATTCATCACCATCTCGAACTATGTGGGATCAAAGAACCGTTGATTGTGGCCGGTGCCTACGTTATATCATCCTCGTTGGCGTTGTTTGCCGGGTATTTGGGCCTTATTTCTGCCTAGGATTTTTAGATCTTTGCCTACCACACCTTTGTAGTTAGTTAATTTGAGCCAcacaaagaaaaagagaaaagaaaaaaaagtttagTTAGGAATACGTTTCAATTTCAGTCATTTAAATTTCTAAGGTGACCAATCCATTGTTATACATTATATGCCAATTTTGAGATGAAAATAAGTGAATATACAAATGTCACATATAATATCTTGACATTGAATAAGTGTGTTAAACATCAAATGAAatctgtttaaaaaaaaaaatcaaaatcaaaataaaacatTATCATTTATATTCTCACGAAATATACTCTGTTTCAcagtaaataatttaattaaaaccaccttcaaagccaaaaaaaaaaaaaaactcatctgAAAAAATTCCCTAGCAATTGTATATGTTCTCAAGAACAAACTTTATTGTAATTAATTTCTGCTAAAATATGAGAGTGAGTATAAATTCAGCAAGAGGATGAACTATaacaataattttcttaaattaataggAGAAAGTTGAAAAGAATCCATAGGAgaaactatatattatatttttatatgaattatgagtttgattttggTGTTATTCATGGAATATAAacattgtaaatatatatatatatatatttattttaatttaatgtttTATGAAAGTTGTGTAATTTAGGTTCAATCCTTGATAGAATTGTAGATATATAAAAGTCGAAATTTTTACATGACATAAACCGATAGAGTTCGAGAGGCGTAAGTACGATTTAACATAAACAAATATAGGTTTAGTCACAATATGACATAATATTGTAAATTGACATgacagaataaaaaaaatatagaattaaaCAAGACACGACACAACAAGTTCGATGGCACAACAAGTATATACTTATAGCTTAATCCAAAAGCATGACAAGTTAAAAAATATGAGTGCTTAAGCATGATAGTATAAGTCCGAAAGCACGTTATGTAAGCATGAATATATTAAGATGAAAGCAAGAcacattaaaaattttaaaaataataattataaatatttatttatcatttaaaattaattaaaatggtagcaaatattcaaattaataattataattttgttataTGGTTGTGGGTAACTattgttaaaaaattatataaaagtagattgaattataaaaatatatataatttagtagtTAGCTCTtgtaataaaaagataaaaatgtgGAACATGTATCCaaataagaaaagagaaatttgattttctatacttaaacattttcaaaatttcttttttgaaccaatacattttacactatgaaaaatatgactcttttttcaaaactccaaaaataccccctctatctactttgtctctctctctctctcggaccgaaaaaaaaaaaaaaaaaaacatatggtccgatggggtccgaccaatcggacccatcggactatgtggtccgaccatcggaccatatcCATCTCTCTCTTcgttttccttaaaaaaaaaaaaaaaaaaaaaatatggtccgatggtcggaccacatggtacgatgggtccgattggtcggaccccatcggaccatgtggtccgaccatcgaccatatgtttttttttttttttttcctgttcgagagagagagagacgaagagagtgAGAGGGGGCGGTACAGTGGGTGGGTGGTGGAGGTGAGCCGTGGTGGTGCATTTGAAGGTGGGGCGGTGAAATGGTTTGAGCGTCGACGGCGTGGGTGGTCTGCCGTGGGTGGTCTGCCGTGGGTGTGTGGGTGCGGCACCGAGAGAAAGAGaggcgaaagagagagagagggctgATGGTTTCAAATGGGGGGTATTGTGGGAATTAAGAAAATGTTATCCAATATTCCCCATTTtaagtttagggaaaaaaatattccttaatataagcatagaaattcaaatttccctaagAAAATAGGCTAATTTGTTCAAATTTGAATACACCACAAAAATATCAAGCCTATGGTCATGTCGAGCCTACTtataaatttgtttttttttttttttaatacttatAAAATTGTCGGAACAACATGATatagaacatattttttttacccaATACTACACAATTTGTATTTTACGAGTTTTCCAAAATACAAGTATTACCAGCACGATACACATATTTATAGTTCTATTTCTTTACTTTGTGTAAGTCTTTATAGAtaactttattttaatttaattttacaacTAAAAAATCCACAACATATTtatgttactattttttaaagGAGAATTTATGTCCTCCACtcatgaaaaataaagaagTATTAAACTATGTTCATAATTACTTTTTGTTcgtaaaattaaatattgaattaCCTTAAGCGCGGCCCTGAGATTTGATggactttaaaaaaataaaaatttaatgccttttatttgaaaaatatgtagtatttttgaaaattactgaaaaaaaaaaatatatttttaaagggaaaatattttttttaggctCTTGCTTAGGTTAACCGTAGGCGCAGAACTAGTCTCTTTTAGTCCAGGCCCGATCCTAATTACCTTAAAACAAAGTTAAATATTTACATCCTCTATTAGGAATGCACACAGGGCAGGGAGTGCTCTTCTCGTCCCCATCCccgttaaaaattttaattccaTCCTTGCCTCATTCTCGCTTATTCCACATCAAGAACAGGATGGGAATCCCCTACTAtaaaatttaagtttatatatattaaaaattaaatatataaaaattattaaaatagataataattaaaatattacacactatttcttatttaatatattatttattactttaaacacaacttaaaaatttataaaaataatattaatatactaaaaaagtataaatgtaaactataaactataaaatattaaacaagTCCCCATCAGGGTGGGGAGTGTCATGCTCGTCCCAGCCCCATTTAACATTTCAAGACAAAATATGATCCCCATTCACGTGAAAAAAAATGTGCATCCCTATAATCAGGGCTGACCTTAGGATAGGCTCCCACACTTTTCGGAgggcaaaataaaaaataaaaaatttcattaaatttttatttaagcaaaattaagtgtattataaataataaatatttataacttAGCTCAAATTCTATGATACTTCACCTTAGACTCATATATTCTCAGGACCAGTCCTGCTaacaatgaaaaaattatacttttttttttcttttttttttttaaagaaaaagtgTAAATGAAATTTAAGAGGGCATAAGGGAAAgaaataatacaatacaataaaatttggtgaataatcataatatacaaaaaaatataggGTCATATTCATAAATTCGTAAAATTGATATCATCACAAAACCCTAGTTTTTAAGTCATTCATGTCAATATCAACTTCTTCTAATCGAGTTAGGGTTTTCTTCAGGCGACTACCACTACACCTTCAAACCACTTCCTCCAAACCCTAGCGATCCTCTCAGTATCTGTCTTCTACCTTCCAAAACATGGTAATTCTATTCCACTACGCTGTTTTGATCAACTAATTTAGTTCTTTCTCAAGATCTttccttaaaaattcaatctttaGCTCGAAATCGATGTTTTTGTTTGTACAGATTTTTAGACTAGTTTTGTTTAATCGCAGATCCAGAACCATAGCATTCttaaaaatatgattttgaTTTGGAATTTTATGTGTCTGAATGTTGGGGTTGTTTTTTTACTTTGTATGTTGATAGTCTATGTAAATGTTCATCTGAATTTGTGGGTTTTGAAACATGTTTTGGTACACAAAatctaatttttgaatttgttcttaatttataattttcttttcttaagaGTACATTGAAAAATAAGAACTTTTCTTTGATGTTGTAAGAAATTTCTGTTGTAGCTTTGTGGGGGTTGTTAAGTGTATAATTTTAGACTGTTTACAGGTATGAATGAGGTTCTTATAGATTGAATAAGTACAATTTTCATATTATagatttttttgtttgtttgttaattttgtTATGATATGTTTTTTACAGGCTTCAAAGAGGAAGAACAGAGAGCCAAAGGAAGAGAATGTCACTCTTGGCCCAGCTGTTAGAGAAGGAGAGCATGTTTTTGGTGTGGCTCACATTTTTGCTTCATTCAACGACACTTTCATTGTAAGTCTACTTCAATTTTCACTTGATGTAATTACTGTCAATGATTCTTGGTAGTGATTTTCGTTTTCGGTTTGATTTGATGCAGCATGTGACTGATCTTTCCGGGAGAGAAACCCTTGTTCGTATCACCGGTAAGGAATTGTTTTTCTTCTAGTGGCTTGTATTTGTActgttaaatttatttattgtgttgttttATCCTATGTTTAATTTTCTCAATGATGAAACATGGGCTTATGTTCTGTTTATTTTCATGATTTCTAAGTAAGTTTGATTCGATATTAGTTTCAATGATTTGAATTTGTTTTCTTGGAGAATTTTATTCAAGGAAAGATGAAAGATCTTTAAATATTGTTATATGTATGATTTTGTATTGAAGTGTTCGGTTAATTGCGACATGTTTGTCACTTTCAATGTGAATCGCATTATGTGTGAAACCTATTAATCAAACCTTGGCCTTTGTTTGCAATTACTGTTTGGTAAGGTTTCCATACCAAATTCAGATAAAAGAAAGTTTCCATACGAGAATATTTACGATTTGCAATACAGGTGGAATGAAGGTGAAAGCCGACAGAGATGAATCTTCTCCTTATGCTGCTATGCTTGCTGCTCAGGATGTTGCACAGAGATGCAAGGTTTGGATTCGTTGATCATAACAACGTCTATTTACTCATCTTTTGTGCTCTCTTTCTAAGTTACCAAGTGACTCGACATAGTTCATGTTTGTAGCTTTCTAAGATATTTTAATAATGCAGGAGTTGGGTGTTTCCGCCCTTCACATTAAGCTCCGTGCTACTGGTGGTAACAAAACCAAGACACCTGGTCCAGGTGCCCAGTCTGCACTCCGAGCTCTTGCTCGTTCAGGAATGAGAATTGGCCGTATTGGTACGGATCTTCTTGCTCTCGATTCTCCTCTTAATAATCATAAGCCTTAACTTTTTCTTACCGACTAACATGGTGATGTATTTGTGTTTCAGAGGATGTCACTCCCATCCCAACTGACAGTACCCGTAGAAAGGGTGGTAGAAGAGGTAGAAGGCTGTAAGCTTTCTATATTTGGTGCAAGTCCCATTTTCGAAAATGGCAATTGTTGTGATTCTTCAATGGGACAACTAAGGAGAGACCACCTTGAGTTAAGTAAGGTTGATTGGACTTTTCCAGTTTTGAGCCAATATGTAGTTTTCTCAGTTAAGACTTTTGAAGACATTTTAATTTTGAGTTTGTAGAAAGAAAGAGTGTGATATCATGAATTATTCAGATTCTTCTTCTACTTGTTAAGTTGAATTTCAGGTGTTTATGGTACTTGCACTATGAGTTTTGAATGAACTTATTATCCTCAAGCCCTATTAGTCGTGTGTTTTTACAAagtagttttttcttttttggattTGTTTTACAATGACCACTTTGAACTAATTTCAACTATAGAAAAAGATGAGTATTTTGCTAGTTTATCTTTTCCAGCCTTGAAATTTCTTGGACTTTCTTTCAATAAACATAGGAAAAATACCCTTAATTGAAATAGCATTGTTAATAGGCACTAGTATTATCATGAGGTGTCATCTTCCGATTGGTACTAAACACTCTTTCTAGCATTTCTTTAATTGAGCTATAAGTGAGTACTTGCATAGAAGTAATATTTCAAAGCTTGGTTAAATATGATTAACTTGGTTTGTGGGTCTAGGCATGAATTTGATACTAACCCAACTATGCTTGTCTATATCTCATCAACAAAGGGCAAATAACTTGTACATCACTTTTAATGGCCAATAGTTTTCAATAAAAACCGACTAAAAAGTCTTAAGAAAATGTTCTTAGTTTGCAGTTTGCAGCGTCGGCCATGCCATCTACGATGAGCTAAGTGCTTTTCTTCATTTTTGGAATTAAAGCTTACCCAAACCCAACACCAAGAAATGCATGGTTTGAGTACCAACTTCATTTTACAACATGAATTGGCTCCAAGGAATACTTAGTTCAAGTACTAATATCATATTTGGTCTTCAAACGCTTCCCAAATACCATATTTCTCCTCCTTGTACCCGAACCTCACACCAAGGAATACTTGGTTCGGGTATTGGGTCATAAATGCTTCATTTTGTTGCTCCATACCCGAGCTAGACATCTCATTCTTTGGCTCGGGTATGGTTTAAACCATATTCCTCAAAATAAGCTCCAACATACTTTCGATTCAACCATGTACCAAGTATATTCAAACAATCATCTTGGTACCTCGAACCCTATACCAAGAAATACCAAACTCTGGTACAACATGACTTATGCTCTATCCATATTAGTTCTTTTTGTAGCTTTCATGATGGAGCCAAACTTCCTTGACACATACTTGAGTATGCTTTACATTGTGGCTCCCATATTGGAGCCTAAATCTTCTTGACATGTGGTCCATACCCGAGTTTTATTATACCTCTGCAAGGCTCGGGTACACCTTCTATTATGGTTTCATCCTCAAGTCTCAATTCATGTAGAAAATAAAGTTGTTTTTACTTGACATATGCTCGGAATCTTTATAGCTTTTAAAAGTCTGGCTCGAACatcctataataataataatgatgtcACGATAATTAAACTATCTAGAAAAAGTAAATATATGATTAATTTCAGTAATAATAAATACAATTGCTTAATATACTCAATACTACTAATACTTTTGAACAATTCTCATTCATAAAATgtaattcaatatataataaaggTAATTTCAATTGATCCACAATATCATATAGACAACAAGTTTAACAAGTTTGTAACATTGATAATGTGATTATCAATGTGTGATTTGATTTGTAGTAAatgttaatataaataaaaaaaatgatatatttgactattataaagtttaaataattaatatatttgaaCATGGTGATCATCAATTATTAGATTGAAAAAATGTTTTATGTGATTGTCTTTTGTGACATATTCACCAAATTTTTGTCTACTTATATTAAAGTAAAATGTGTGAGGAAATGTTTATAAAATATGGATTTAAGATTATATGCCTTTTAGACAAAagttttcaaatttaataatctcGATAGTTTAGGGATaatttttaacggctaaaaaagttcagagaatatgatttagtatatgtcaaaattcgggaaaaaaaaatcttaattagctaaaaataaataaataaatatttaagattataTGCTACACATTTAATTTAGTGCATGGTTTATAAAATGTGTGAGGGAATGTATATAGATTTGAgtagtaataatataatatttttataaacgaaatatttattttaatttaatttaatatgatttaatataatctaatcatgttttcaaaaatatatatatatatatatatattatctaaTCATAATTATGTGATGAAGTCTTTATGTGGATTTTAGTAGTATCTGTCAAAAAAATTGTACAGATATGTTATGAATAGATAGCCATGTCACCAACTCaccaataatatataattatcattattaattaatttattattttattatattaacaaTATCTTTTTGTATGTTGAATATTAATTGTAGTCTTTGTTTTCTTAGATGTgtgttttcttttattattatttattgagaTTTAATCCTAATGATTACGaaatacataatttaaaatcaattttttatatttaattagataaatatattcatatttaaaatataaataaaacttaaacgtaaaatagaaataaaaaaacaagGAGTGTACAAATCTAATTACAAATTTGTAAGTCCTACTAAAGAGCATTCCTATTAAGtccttttcaaaaaatttatttataaggaaattaaatagtgtaattttcataatttttattggtttgcttttaaaaaaattatatttatccccttaaatttttataatttgtttTTGTGCATGTAGGCCTCTCTAGTTGAGGATTGCCTTCATTTAGTGTTGTAAATTCGTACATGTCGTGCTAGTCTAACTCATATTTgtatgtatttttcaaaatatgggTCGTGTCGTGCCGTgccataaaaaaatatgagtCGTGCCATGCCGTGctgatatttttaaaagataGGCCCAACTCGACTTGTAGGCCCAATATTTTTGCACCGAACTCGGATTCATATTGTGCTTTGTTCGTGCTAGACTCCATTTCTTAAACAGGCCAGCCTGTTTTTAGATCTGGACTCAAATTTGtgctttattttttcatatttttttacaattactaaattatatgtatattttataattttagttatatttatataactttGCAACAatatttcacacacaagaatcatatacaaaaattagtaatattataaataatcaaattttatatcaaactctataaataaattgatatataattttaattttacattttctaatagttttaattataaaattataatatttagtattatacttaagttttattattattattttaaattatttataattaataaatatatatctattattattgaatattaacaataataaattttagggttttctaatgGATTATACCATATTTTTTGGGCTTGTCGGGTGTCATATTTTTTGGGCTAATCTATTCGTATTTACGTGTCGTGCCTTTCGTGCTTCTCGTGTCATGCCCAAGCTCATATTTTTTCGTACCTAATCGTGCTCGTACCGATTTCGTACCGTATCAAAATGTTCAGCAAGTATTTACAGCACTACGTCCATCCCTAAGTGGCGTCCAACACCTCCACGAGGTGGTACTTTGTCAGTAGTTATTAGTTAacgatttttcaaaataattgtatattaaattaaaatatacaagacctgatatttaattacaccaataataataatatgaataaTATTCTATACAATTTCTCCtaataaaatcaaattattaATGTCTTATCAATgtgtattattttttgttacatACTTTGAATTTAATTTTCATGTGCCATTGATGAATGTTAGAGATGagattttaatttccaaataataGTAAGTTGTTGGAAGTTAAAAAATGGCATGGGGAGAGATTTGATCTTATTGGACCAAAGTTGAAATTATTAGTGGGCAACATGAGCCAAACATGAGATTCATGTTTTTAGCATTTTATAATGCTTTGAATATTGTTGGTGAACTTTATGTATATTCccaattttctttctttaatttCATAGGATTCGTGGGATTTAGAAATGAACATTTAAAAATGAACTATTTGTGTGACAAAAATATTGTTCTTTCTGTTATATTTTGttcatttttataaattaaatggcATGGTCACAAATTATGATATTGtacttattttatttgtaattttattcTAATCATCTACAACATttcacatttttatttatttatttatttacaactgtaAAATTGTAACTTAATTTATTTACAGGCCTTTCTATGTCAAGCCAAAAGTCTTGAGCTATGGGAAGCCATCTGGATCCCGAGAAGACTCAATTGTGCAGCCGATTTTGTGGCTCGGTGGGCGATTCAATCCGGTCAGTATGGATCGGTTGATTTGGCCAATTTTGACAGTTCCCCGCCTCCTTGGGGGGTGGATGGCTGAACCggtttttttttatgtagtttaGTTTAATTTTCTCTGTTATGTTTTTTTCTTAGCTGTTTGCTAGATTAGTCGGTTTTCTATGCTGTCTTTTCTTTGGCCTGGGGCCTCTTGTCCGATTTCGTTTGTAGTGCTGTTCGTTGCTCCGTTTGGAGTAAcgtttatcaaaaaaaaaaaaaaaaatcttgtttTATTGTATTATTGTATTGGAATCttgatttcttttttttcttttgaagagGGAATCTTGATTTcttattttcattaaatatattaaatattatctaTCAAATAATGATACTAATCTGGTTTTGGGCTTCctacattaaattataaaattatcttTATTTACTTTGTTAATTACCATTAAATCCAAATAATTATTGTAGTGAGTTATTagtaaaaaaaagaattattaataatctataaatatataaaagaggAAATGTTGTTTTGGGCTtcttaaattacaaaaatgacCTTATTTTCTTGTTAATTGCTATTAAATCCAAACTAATATGATAGTAAgttattagtaaaaaaaattgttagtaaaaatatatattttttttaatattcttttgaaaaattattctcttAAAGTAATTTTATACAGAAGTTAAATAGCTAAAGTGTGCATTGtcttataaaaataatagaataataacTATTTATGTGTTAAAAacacgatatagatatatattgtacaattattttttagagtgtatttttaatttttctatatatatatatatttgagtggGGATAGTCTTCACCTTACAAATAGATAAGAGTGAggattaatatttaattaattataataatagtgATATAATATCTTATAGTAATATTGAGTATAAGTAGTATTTTTTCTCAACATTTATATGGTCATAAATATTTTGCTCCACGTGCACAGCACGTATAACTTTCACTAGTAAATTTAAATGTGTATTTGAATGAAAGAGAGTTGTTTGTAGAAGTATAAAAATTTACATAGTATAGAATGAAAAGTACTATATACTTTCGTCCTTATTTTTGTCCCATTTAACATTTTAAAAGTGCATAACTATCATCTTCTCTATCTTATTTCACGTTTAGATAATGAATCTTTGCCAAATTAAGATAGAGTAACTCACTCACTTCAAAGCCCTAATCCCGAAAGAATAATGTGCATTTCCAGGTCTACATATTATAAAGACTACTTATAGTATTTTCCAGGCTCGATCCTAATCATAGGCAGATTAAGCTTGTACTTAAGGCCCACCTAGTTTAGGAGCCCAAAAAAagaaatttactttttaaaattacacatttaATTCTTactcattttgaaaaatactatatttttttttctaaataagaattcacaaatattttttttccagtaaaaaaaaaattcagggcTAACCCTGGTATTAGcaaatttcttttatattttgtattacactttataatagcttatatattatatcaccCTGCAAATAAGATAGGATTTCAATCCAACATATTAACACTTATTGGCTAAAATGAATactaaattacactaatatcattgtCATGTTTTAAGGTGACTTATAACAACAAGAAAATTGATTGCAAGATAAGCCATTAAATGCTAAAATAGgttagaaataaaataagaaaaactaaaatcatactctatatatttatatatataatatatatttcaaagtcagaatttgattttatattaaATCTT
This region of Cannabis sativa cultivar Pink pepper isolate KNU-18-1 chromosome 7, ASM2916894v1, whole genome shotgun sequence genomic DNA includes:
- the LOC133029133 gene encoding small ribosomal subunit protein uS11x-like, with the translated sequence MASKRKNREPKEENVTLGPAVREGEHVFGVAHIFASFNDTFIHVTDLSGRETLVRITGGMKVKADRDESSPYAAMLAAQDVAQRCKELGVSALHIKLRATGGNKTKTPGPGAQSALRALARSGMRIGRIEDVTPIPTDSTRRKGGRRGRRL